The following nucleotide sequence is from Thermostaphylospora chromogena.
CGGCATGCCGTCCGCGACCGCGATCTCCGCGTCGGCGAGCAGGGCACACAGCGCGGGATCGCCCGCGGCGATCCGGCAGATGTCGACGTTGGGGGTGACGATGTGCCCGCCGGCACCGGCGTGCAGCGCCTCGACCACCCGGGCGACGACCTCGTCCTCGCGCACCGGGTCGAGCCCGACCCCGGCCACCGTCACCCGCGCGGGCCGCATCAGACGCCGTGCCCGCGGGCGTGCAGCAGGTTCACGACGCGGTGGGCGGAGATGAGACCGGCGGCGACCGCCAAGGCCAACGGCGCGCGCGGCTCACCCGGCCGGGTGGCGGCGGCCCGCCACGCCCAACGGCAGGCGTGCGCGCGGTTACCGAGCGCGGCGTGCAGGAACGCGAGCTGGCCGTAGATCCGCGCCGCGCCGCGCGGATCTACGGCCAGCTCGGCGTGCCGGGCGAGCATCCACTCCAACCCGGCGATCCGATCCGCCCACCGGGTGGCGTAGTCGGAACCACCCCAGCGCACCCGTACCAGCGGTCGGTCCACGTGGACGATCGGCCGCACGGCGGCGGCGCGCAGCGCGAGGTCCCAGTCCTCGTTCTGACCGCCCGGGGCGCTCTCATCGACCCGGAAAGCACTCCTGCGGAACAGGAACGTGGAGGAGTGGACCATGACCATGCGCGAGCGGCGCAGCGCCGCCGCGGTGATCGTGTCGGTGCCGGCGAGCCGTACGGAGCGGCGCGCGCCGTACTCGACTTCGATCGCGCAGCTCGCGAACAGCGCACCGGGGCGGGCGGTGAGCGCGGCGACCTGGGCGCGCAGCTTACCCGGCAGCCATTCATCGTCGTCGT
It contains:
- a CDS encoding glycosyltransferase family 2 protein, with the translated sequence MTEAAVPGARRGGASVPSVGVVIVTRGRRPRLLRAAVRAVLTQEHPGDLELVIVVDHDPRDTPGDAVARVTAQLAPVLASPPGRPRPRILSNRRTPGLPGARNTGIAALGTDLVAFCDDDDEWLPGKLRAQVAALTARPGALFASCAIEVEYGARRSVRLAGTDTITAAALRRSRMVMVHSSTFLFRRSAFRVDESAPGGQNEDWDLALRAAAVRPIVHVDRPLVRVRWGGSDYATRWADRIAGLEWMLARHAELAVDPRGAARIYGQLAFLHAALGNRAHACRWAWRAAATRPGEPRAPLALAVAAGLISAHRVVNLLHARGHGV